A section of the Oceanibaculum indicum P24 genome encodes:
- the phnD gene encoding phosphate/phosphite/phosphonate ABC transporter substrate-binding protein, with translation MRVPTFIALGVAAFMGFSAGGAAAADCPRGTLDARFCDRNGDMVADVPEAKDQIDPATLIFAYTPVEDPAVYAKVWDGFLKHMEKTTGKKVQFFPVQSNAAQIEAMRAGRLHVAGFNTGSNPLAVNCAGFVPFTMMAKADDSFGYEMEIITYPGSGIEKVEDIKGRTMAFTSETSNSGFKAPSALLRAEFKMEAGKEFKTAFSGKHDNSILGVANKDYDAAAIANSVMKRMIERGVIKADQVKTIYKSQTFPTTGYGHVYNLKPELAEKVKQAFATFDWEGSDLKKEFEKSGEAKFIPITYKGHWEVVRKIDQAMGVSYACK, from the coding sequence ATGCGTGTTCCCACTTTCATCGCTCTTGGCGTTGCCGCTTTCATGGGCTTTTCCGCCGGCGGCGCTGCCGCTGCCGACTGCCCGCGCGGCACGCTGGATGCCCGCTTCTGCGATCGCAATGGCGACATGGTCGCCGATGTGCCGGAAGCCAAGGACCAGATCGACCCGGCAACACTGATCTTCGCCTATACCCCGGTTGAGGACCCCGCAGTCTATGCCAAGGTTTGGGACGGCTTCCTGAAGCATATGGAAAAGACCACCGGCAAGAAGGTGCAGTTCTTCCCGGTGCAGTCGAACGCTGCCCAGATCGAGGCGATGCGCGCCGGCCGCCTGCATGTGGCGGGCTTCAACACCGGCTCCAACCCGCTGGCGGTGAACTGCGCCGGCTTCGTGCCCTTCACCATGATGGCGAAGGCCGATGACAGCTTCGGTTATGAGATGGAGATCATCACCTATCCGGGCAGCGGCATCGAAAAGGTCGAGGATATCAAGGGCCGCACCATGGCCTTTACCTCCGAGACCTCGAACTCCGGTTTCAAGGCGCCGTCCGCCCTGCTGCGCGCCGAATTCAAGATGGAGGCCGGCAAGGAGTTCAAGACCGCCTTCTCCGGCAAGCATGACAATTCGATCCTGGGCGTCGCCAACAAGGATTACGACGCTGCCGCCATCGCCAACTCGGTGATGAAGCGCATGATCGAGCGCGGCGTCATCAAGGCCGATCAGGTGAAGACGATCTACAAGTCGCAGACCTTCCCGACCACCGGCTATGGCCATGTCTACAATCTGAAGCCGGAGCTGGCGGAAAAGGTGAAGCAGGCCTTCGCCACCTTCGACTGGGAAGGCTCGGACCTGAAGAAGGAGTTCGAGAAGTCCGGCGAGGCTAAGTTTATCCCGATCACCTACAAGGGTCATTGGGAAGTGGTCCGCAAGATCGACCAGGCGATGGGCGTGAGCTACGCCTGCAAGTAA
- the phnC gene encoding phosphonate ABC transporter ATP-binding protein: MLKIQGLSKRYKTGDHALKGVSIEVPAGQVMALIGPSGAGKSTLIRCVNRLVEPTDGHVFLAGEEITGKGSGALRRLRRRMGMIFQEYALVERLTVMENVLSGQLGYVGFWRSYFRRFPQEAVDQAFQTLERVGLLDHVDKRADALSGGQRQRVGIARALLQNPDILLVDEPTASLDPKTSRQIMRLICEICAERDLAAIINIHDVPLAQMFAQRIVGLRAGEIVYDGPPEGLTDAVLTEIYGEEDWTLANQRDSEDEDSEQRLDEERLAGAV; the protein is encoded by the coding sequence ATGCTGAAAATCCAGGGCCTGAGCAAGCGCTACAAGACCGGCGATCACGCGCTGAAAGGCGTCTCCATCGAGGTGCCCGCCGGGCAGGTGATGGCGCTGATCGGCCCGTCCGGCGCCGGTAAATCGACCCTGATTCGCTGCGTGAACCGGCTGGTCGAGCCGACCGACGGGCACGTCTTCCTGGCTGGCGAGGAAATTACCGGCAAGGGCAGCGGGGCCTTGCGGCGCCTGCGCCGGCGCATGGGGATGATCTTCCAGGAATATGCGCTCGTGGAGCGGCTGACGGTGATGGAGAATGTGCTCTCCGGTCAGTTGGGCTATGTCGGATTCTGGCGCAGCTATTTCCGGCGCTTCCCGCAGGAAGCGGTGGATCAGGCCTTCCAGACGCTGGAGCGGGTAGGGCTGCTCGACCATGTGGACAAGCGCGCCGACGCCCTGTCCGGCGGCCAGCGCCAGCGCGTCGGCATCGCCCGGGCGTTGCTTCAGAACCCCGACATCCTGCTGGTGGACGAACCGACCGCCAGCCTGGACCCCAAGACATCGCGCCAGATCATGCGGCTGATCTGCGAAATCTGCGCGGAGCGCGACCTCGCCGCCATCATCAACATCCACGATGTGCCGCTGGCGCAGATGTTCGCCCAGCGCATTGTGGGGCTGCGCGCCGGAGAAATCGTCTATGACGGCCCGCCGGAAGGGCTGACCGATGCCGTGCTGACGGAAATCTATGGCGAGGAGGACTGGACACTCGCCAACCAGCGCGACTCCGAGGATGAGGACAGCGAGCAGCGCCTTGATGAAGAACGCCTGGCGGGGGCGGTATGA